From the Desulfarculaceae bacterium genome, one window contains:
- a CDS encoding periplasmic heavy metal sensor: protein MKKISVIAGSLTLVALMAVGAWAGPWGSGQGYGPGNCPGYAAGGRGSGPGYGAGAQMSKQDFEKFQAKRAAFLKDTMQLRQTMALKGIELRTEYAQATPDAAKIKALQTEMIDLRAQMAKKATNAGLPAYGFGGRGKGRGFGPRGGGYGPGMMGRGYGPGQGYGQGSCWR from the coding sequence ATGAAAAAGATTAGCGTGATCGCAGGTAGCCTGACCCTGGTGGCCCTCATGGCGGTGGGAGCCTGGGCTGGCCCCTGGGGCTCCGGCCAAGGCTACGGCCCGGGCAACTGCCCCGGCTACGCGGCCGGCGGACGCGGCTCCGGGCCCGGCTACGGCGCGGGCGCCCAGATGAGCAAGCAGGACTTCGAGAAGTTCCAGGCCAAGCGCGCCGCCTTCCTGAAGGACACCATGCAGCTTCGCCAGACCATGGCCCTCAAGGGCATCGAGCTGCGCACCGAGTACGCCCAGGCCACGCCTGACGCGGCCAAGATCAAGGCCCTGCAGACCGAGATGATCGACCTGCGCGCCCAGATGGCCAAGAAGGCCACCAACGCCGGCCTGCCCGCCTACGGCTTCGGCGGCCGGGGCAAGGGACGCGGCTTCGGTCCTCGCGGCGGCGGCTACGGCCCCGGCATGATGGGCAGGGGTTACGGCCCCGGCCAAGGCTACGGCCAGGGCTCTTGCTGGCGCTAA
- a CDS encoding phosphatidylserine decarboxylase produces MKTSLAGLLLLCLVLLGLSGPARAETPKVSPDCPCAGSINRLVQAYESRPEFKTLLDAAFANMQQLPPDYPRGNPWIGKDLGYLVRFLESWCTFLPQVNGSHDDGLKYIQDFAWFYYQNPFGRVFVRLPPGKGIMQQFVRERGAYMDSPASLKFVEQWINDPRGEKEDYALPDPSAKDGGYKSFNEFFARELKNQAVSRPQTMPGRDYLIAAPTDCIMNSVPQKITSLDTPITTKGGEALNILEMLGGSMYAKKFVGGTALSCVLMPNTYHHFHAPVKGRVVEAQILGGSFFGHPNFPKWAPSTGNVGFPGANFNPFGGFQRAYFVIDTGQYGHVAMVAVGLNTISSITLEPAFSHLSAPVAVERGRKLGHFLYGGSLCLMFFEKGRYTSGAVKVRLGNQIGIFDTPR; encoded by the coding sequence ATGAAAACCAGCCTGGCCGGCCTTTTGCTGCTCTGTTTGGTCTTGCTGGGCCTCTCTGGCCCGGCCCGGGCCGAGACTCCCAAGGTTTCGCCGGACTGCCCCTGCGCCGGCTCCATCAATCGGCTGGTCCAAGCGTATGAGTCGCGGCCGGAGTTCAAGACGCTGTTGGACGCGGCCTTCGCCAACATGCAGCAGCTGCCGCCCGACTATCCCCGAGGCAACCCCTGGATCGGCAAGGACCTGGGCTATCTGGTCAGGTTCCTGGAGTCCTGGTGCACCTTTTTGCCCCAGGTGAACGGCAGCCACGACGATGGGCTCAAGTACATCCAGGACTTTGCCTGGTTCTATTACCAGAACCCCTTTGGCCGGGTCTTCGTGCGCCTGCCGCCGGGCAAGGGCATCATGCAGCAGTTCGTGCGCGAACGCGGGGCCTACATGGACAGCCCGGCCTCGCTGAAGTTCGTGGAGCAGTGGATCAACGACCCGCGCGGCGAGAAGGAGGACTACGCTCTGCCCGATCCCTCAGCCAAGGACGGGGGCTACAAGTCCTTTAATGAGTTCTTCGCACGCGAGCTGAAAAACCAGGCCGTTTCCCGGCCTCAGACCATGCCCGGCCGCGACTACCTGATCGCCGCGCCCACCGACTGCATCATGAACTCGGTGCCCCAGAAGATCACCAGCCTGGATACGCCCATTACCACCAAGGGCGGCGAGGCCCTGAACATCCTGGAGATGCTGGGCGGCTCCATGTACGCCAAGAAGTTCGTGGGCGGCACGGCCCTGTCCTGCGTGCTCATGCCCAACACCTATCATCACTTCCACGCGCCGGTGAAGGGCAGGGTGGTGGAGGCCCAGATCCTGGGCGGGTCTTTCTTCGGGCACCCCAACTTCCCCAAGTGGGCCCCCAGCACCGGCAACGTGGGATTTCCCGGGGCCAACTTCAACCCCTTCGGCGGCTTTCAGCGGGCCTATTTCGTGATCGACACCGGCCAGTACGGCCACGTGGCCATGGTGGCGGTGGGCCTCAACACCATCAGCTCAATCACCCTGGAGCCGGCCTTTTCCCATTTGAGCGCGCCGGTGGCTGTGGAACGGGGCCGCAAGCTGGGCCATTTCCTCTATGGCGGCTCGCTGTGCCTGATGTTCTTTGAAAAAGGCCGCTACACCTCCGGGGCGGTCAAGGTGCGCCTGGGCAACCAGATCGGCATCTTCGACACCCCACGCTAG
- a CDS encoding XRE family transcriptional regulator, with the protein MNLGNELRRCRKGQNLTLKAVAEKARVSEGFLSQVENNVKSPSVETLMAIGSALSVDVGVLLSRLQKQERVFVFRTEEWAEVDMPHTGFVTRRMSPPENRAVLDGAVLFIEPGKSLPVRKNIKNGQEVLCVLDGLIELRHGDRVFQLKKHDAAHFWAEPKAQAIANIGEETAVVLWVGTL; encoded by the coding sequence TTGAACCTGGGCAATGAGCTGCGCCGCTGCCGCAAGGGGCAAAATCTCACCCTCAAAGCGGTGGCCGAAAAGGCCAGGGTGTCGGAAGGCTTCCTGAGCCAGGTGGAGAACAACGTCAAGTCTCCCTCGGTGGAGACCCTGATGGCCATCGGCTCGGCCTTGAGCGTGGACGTGGGCGTCTTGCTCAGCCGTTTGCAAAAACAGGAGCGGGTCTTCGTCTTCCGCACCGAGGAGTGGGCCGAGGTGGACATGCCCCACACCGGCTTCGTCACCCGCCGCATGAGCCCGCCGGAAAACCGCGCCGTCCTGGACGGGGCGGTTCTTTTCATAGAGCCCGGCAAATCCCTGCCGGTACGCAAAAACATCAAGAATGGCCAGGAAGTGCTATGCGTCCTGGACGGCCTCATCGAGCTGCGTCACGGGGACCGGGTGTTCCAGCTGAAAAAGCATGACGCGGCCCATTTTTGGGCCGAGCCCAAGGCCCAGGCAATCGCCAACATTGGCGAGGAAACCGCCGTGGTCTTGTGGGTAGGGACTCTTTGA
- a CDS encoding acyl-CoA dehydrogenase family protein: MDFELSMEQDILRKTVRDFAEKEIAPVARELDQKEEFSLDTCRAMGELGLFGMIVADEYGGQGMDYVSYIIAVEEIARIDGSHAATIAAGNSLGISPLYYYGSEEQKRKYLPKLCTGEGLWGFGLTEPGAGSDAGNSATTAVLDGDQWVLNGSKIFITNASAPNSMGVTVMCKTGKREDGRDELSCILVEHGTPGFEAREMHGKMMWRASNTSELYFDDCRVPKDNILGVRGKGFHQMLETLDGGRLSIGAMGVGGAQGAYELALRYAKERQQFGKPVASFQINAFKLADMAMEIEASRLLLYNACWLRDNHKFFSKHAAMAKLYASEVMGRVTDQAVQLHGGYGLMQEYDVERFYRDYKLLTIGEGTSEIQRLVIARLIGAI; encoded by the coding sequence ATGGACTTCGAGCTATCCATGGAGCAGGATATCCTGCGCAAGACGGTGCGGGACTTCGCCGAAAAGGAGATAGCCCCGGTGGCCCGGGAGCTGGACCAAAAGGAGGAGTTCTCGCTGGACACCTGCCGGGCCATGGGCGAGCTGGGCCTGTTCGGCATGATCGTGGCCGACGAATACGGCGGCCAGGGCATGGACTACGTGTCCTACATCATCGCCGTGGAGGAGATCGCGCGCATCGACGGCTCCCACGCCGCCACCATCGCGGCGGGCAACTCCCTGGGCATCTCGCCCTTGTACTACTACGGCTCCGAAGAGCAGAAGCGTAAATACCTGCCCAAGCTGTGCACCGGCGAAGGGCTCTGGGGCTTCGGGCTCACCGAGCCGGGGGCCGGCTCCGACGCGGGCAACAGCGCCACCACCGCCGTGTTGGACGGCGACCAGTGGGTGCTCAACGGCTCCAAGATTTTCATCACCAACGCCAGCGCGCCCAACAGCATGGGCGTGACGGTGATGTGCAAGACCGGCAAGCGCGAGGACGGCCGCGACGAGCTGAGCTGCATCCTGGTGGAGCACGGCACGCCGGGCTTCGAAGCCCGCGAGATGCACGGCAAGATGATGTGGCGCGCCTCCAACACCAGCGAGCTCTACTTCGACGACTGCCGGGTGCCCAAGGACAACATCCTCGGGGTGCGGGGCAAGGGCTTCCACCAGATGCTGGAGACCCTGGACGGTGGGCGGCTGTCCATCGGGGCCATGGGCGTGGGCGGGGCCCAGGGGGCCTATGAGCTGGCTCTACGCTACGCCAAGGAGCGCCAGCAGTTCGGCAAGCCGGTGGCCAGCTTCCAGATCAACGCCTTCAAGCTGGCCGACATGGCCATGGAGATCGAGGCGTCCCGCCTGCTGCTCTACAACGCCTGCTGGCTACGCGACAATCACAAGTTTTTCTCCAAGCACGCGGCCATGGCCAAGCTCTACGCTTCCGAGGTCATGGGCCGGGTGACCGACCAGGCGGTGCAGCTCCACGGGGGATACGGACTCATGCAGGAGTACGACGTGGAGCGCTTCTACCGCGACTACAAGCTGCTGACCATTGGGGAGGGGACCAGCGAGATTCAAAGGCTGGTGATCGCCCGCTTGATAGGGGCGATCTAA
- a CDS encoding XRE family transcriptional regulator: MADKGEKGHHGLMSQGDSAHYGNSREDDFLAGVDAVAAGQQAPADESLPVGARIALVRQHKGLSLEDLSQRTGIPEDALAEIESNEASPPLGVLVKLGKALDMRWGALISGGGERPYTVTRVADRQQMSRQGATKRTSYGYTYETLAPHKTNRNMEPFIVTLEAASQEVEPSAHDGQEFIYVLEGSMEALVDDAVEILGPGDSIYYDSSVPHVLRPHGSGPAKILAVIYSQEK, encoded by the coding sequence ATGGCTGACAAGGGCGAGAAAGGCCACCACGGACTGATGTCTCAGGGCGACAGCGCCCACTACGGCAACAGCCGGGAGGACGACTTCCTGGCCGGGGTGGACGCCGTGGCCGCCGGCCAGCAGGCCCCGGCCGACGAGAGCCTGCCGGTGGGGGCGCGCATCGCCTTGGTACGCCAGCACAAGGGCCTGAGCCTGGAGGACCTGAGCCAGCGCACCGGCATCCCGGAGGACGCCCTGGCCGAGATCGAGAGCAACGAGGCCTCCCCTCCCCTGGGCGTGCTGGTCAAGCTGGGCAAGGCCCTGGACATGCGCTGGGGCGCCCTGATCAGCGGTGGGGGCGAGCGGCCCTACACCGTGACCCGGGTGGCCGACCGCCAGCAGATGAGCCGCCAGGGCGCCACCAAGCGCACCTCCTACGGATACACCTACGAGACCCTGGCCCCGCACAAGACCAACCGCAACATGGAGCCCTTCATCGTTACGCTTGAAGCGGCCAGCCAGGAAGTGGAGCCCAGCGCCCACGACGGCCAGGAGTTCATCTACGTGTTGGAAGGCTCCATGGAGGCCCTGGTGGACGACGCGGTGGAGATCCTAGGCCCGGGGGACAGCATCTACTACGACTCCAGCGTGCCGCACGTGCTGCGCCCTCATGGCAGCGGCCCGGCCAAGATCCTGGCGGTGATTTACAGTCAGGAGAAGTAG
- a CDS encoding 2-oxoacid:acceptor oxidoreductase family protein, whose protein sequence is MYFDTIIAGFGGQGVLLMGTVLAYGAMKAGKQVTYMPVYGVEMRGGTANCTVVVSDRPVGSPIIHEPVTAVVMNRPSAEKFAPMVKKKGQVFVNGSLIQEGQFTTRAKQVHYVPTLELAKEVGNPRLTNMVMLGAVVAGSGVLTIEQVAKALTDALDPRYHKMIPANTEALQAGARFVTGEKAA, encoded by the coding sequence ATGTATTTTGACACCATAATCGCCGGGTTCGGCGGCCAGGGCGTGCTCTTGATGGGCACGGTGCTGGCCTACGGGGCCATGAAGGCGGGCAAGCAAGTTACCTACATGCCGGTCTACGGGGTGGAAATGCGCGGCGGCACGGCCAACTGCACGGTGGTGGTTAGCGACCGTCCGGTGGGCTCGCCCATCATCCACGAGCCGGTGACCGCGGTGGTGATGAACCGGCCCTCGGCCGAGAAGTTCGCCCCCATGGTCAAGAAAAAGGGCCAGGTGTTCGTCAACGGCAGCCTGATCCAGGAGGGCCAGTTCACCACCCGCGCCAAGCAGGTGCACTACGTGCCCACCCTGGAGCTGGCCAAGGAAGTGGGCAACCCGCGCCTGACCAACATGGTCATGCTGGGCGCGGTGGTTGCCGGCAGCGGCGTCCTGACCATCGAGCAGGTTGCCAAGGCCCTGACCGATGCGCTGGACCCGCGCTATCACAAGATGATCCCGGCCAACACCGAGGCCCTCCAGGCGGGGGCGCGGTTCGTTACCGGGGAAAAGGCCGCCTAG
- a CDS encoding 2-oxoglutarate oxidoreductase, producing the protein MSAQPKLKKVFDRPSCLKDVPYHYCPGCHHGVIHRLLAEQIDDFGLRGKTLGAASVGCSVLIYDYFDVDIVEAPHGRAAAVATGLKRAMPDSFVFTYQGDGDLAAIGTAEIVHAANRGENITVVFVNNAVFGMTGGQMAPTTLEGQVTTTSPYGRSAAEAGLPIRVTEMLSTLEGTAYAARVAVDNIKNLKKAKAALKRAVTYQQKGWGFSFVEFLSSCPTNWKMSAEEANARVGKEMADYFPLGVYKDVRAN; encoded by the coding sequence ATGAGCGCCCAGCCTAAACTCAAGAAGGTCTTCGACCGTCCTTCCTGCCTCAAGGACGTGCCCTACCACTACTGCCCCGGCTGCCACCACGGCGTGATCCACCGCCTCTTGGCCGAGCAGATCGACGACTTCGGCCTGAGGGGCAAGACCCTGGGCGCGGCCTCGGTGGGCTGTTCGGTGTTGATCTACGACTACTTTGACGTGGACATCGTGGAAGCCCCGCACGGGCGCGCCGCCGCCGTGGCCACCGGCCTCAAGCGGGCCATGCCCGACAGCTTTGTGTTCACCTACCAGGGCGACGGCGACCTGGCCGCCATCGGCACCGCCGAGATCGTGCACGCGGCCAACCGCGGCGAGAACATCACCGTGGTGTTCGTGAACAACGCGGTGTTCGGCATGACCGGCGGCCAGATGGCCCCCACCACCCTGGAAGGCCAGGTGACCACCACCAGCCCCTACGGCCGCTCGGCCGCCGAGGCGGGCCTGCCCATCCGGGTGACCGAGATGCTCTCCACCCTGGAGGGCACCGCCTATGCCGCGCGGGTGGCGGTGGACAACATCAAGAACCTAAAGAAGGCCAAGGCCGCCCTCAAGCGCGCGGTCACCTATCAGCAGAAGGGCTGGGGCTTCTCCTTTGTGGAGTTCCTCTCCTCCTGCCCCACCAACTGGAAGATGAGCGCCGAAGAGGCCAACGCCAGGGTGGGCAAGGAAATGGCCGACTACTTCCCCCTGGGCGTTTACAAAGACGTCCGGGCCAATTGA
- a CDS encoding 3-methyl-2-oxobutanoate dehydrogenase subunit VorB has product MARRVMIKGNEAIAMGAIEAGCRYYFGYPITPQNDIPEYMSAHLPKAGGVFVQAESEVASINMLLGAAATGARVMTSSSSPGISLKQEGISYLAGSQIPGVIVNMSRSGPGLGGIHPSQGDYFQSTRGGGHGDYRTLVLAPSTAQENYDLTMDAFDLADKYRNPVMILGDALIGQIKEPVELKAYRKKPKPKDWALTGAEGRPARLLKSLFLADGELTVHNWMLAKKYKSMQKEVRYEFYRAEDAEMILVAFGSVGRILKTSVDILRDKGKKVGLLRPITLYPFPDKAVQEAAAKAKILAVMELNTGQMVEDVKLAAECAVPVEFYGRPPGSIPTPDELAKEAMKIWRKGGLK; this is encoded by the coding sequence ATGGCCCGGCGAGTAATGATCAAGGGCAACGAAGCCATCGCCATGGGGGCCATCGAAGCGGGCTGCCGTTATTACTTCGGCTACCCCATCACCCCCCAGAACGACATCCCCGAGTACATGAGCGCCCATCTGCCCAAGGCCGGCGGCGTGTTCGTGCAGGCCGAGAGCGAAGTGGCCAGCATCAACATGCTGCTGGGCGCGGCAGCCACCGGCGCGCGGGTGATGACCTCCTCCTCCAGCCCAGGTATCAGCCTGAAGCAGGAAGGCATCTCCTATCTGGCCGGTTCGCAGATCCCCGGGGTCATCGTGAACATGAGCCGCTCCGGCCCCGGCCTGGGCGGCATCCACCCCTCCCAGGGCGACTACTTCCAGTCCACCCGGGGCGGTGGCCACGGCGACTACCGCACCTTGGTGCTGGCCCCCTCCACGGCTCAGGAAAACTACGACCTGACCATGGACGCCTTCGACCTGGCCGACAAGTACCGCAACCCGGTGATGATCCTGGGCGACGCCTTGATCGGGCAGATCAAGGAGCCGGTGGAGCTGAAGGCCTACCGCAAGAAGCCCAAGCCCAAGGACTGGGCCCTCACCGGGGCCGAGGGGCGGCCGGCCCGCTTGCTCAAGAGCCTGTTCCTGGCCGACGGCGAGCTGACCGTGCACAACTGGATGCTGGCCAAGAAGTACAAGAGCATGCAGAAGGAAGTGCGCTACGAGTTCTACCGCGCCGAGGACGCCGAGATGATCCTGGTGGCCTTCGGTTCGGTGGGCCGCATTTTGAAAACCAGCGTGGACATCCTTCGGGACAAGGGCAAGAAGGTCGGCCTGCTTAGGCCCATCACCCTGTATCCCTTCCCGGACAAGGCGGTGCAAGAGGCCGCGGCCAAGGCCAAGATCCTGGCGGTCATGGAGCTCAACACCGGCCAGATGGTGGAGGACGTGAAGCTGGCCGCCGAGTGCGCGGTGCCCGTGGAGTTCTACGGGCGGCCTCCGGGCTCCATCCCCACCCCCGACGAGCTGGCCAAGGAAGCCATGAAGATTTGGCGCAAGGGAGGCCTGAAATGA
- a CDS encoding 4Fe-4S dicluster domain-containing protein — translation MSKVEVVSERCKGCGLCVLACPKKNLALGDEYNAQGYAYVTFNSDGKCTGCAFCAELCPDMALRVYKQEKK, via the coding sequence ATGTCAAAGGTCGAGGTGGTCAGCGAGCGCTGCAAGGGATGCGGCCTCTGCGTGCTGGCCTGTCCCAAGAAGAACCTGGCCTTGGGCGACGAGTACAATGCCCAGGGCTATGCTTACGTGACCTTCAACTCCGACGGCAAATGCACCGGCTGCGCCTTCTGCGCTGAGCTCTGCCCGGACATGGCCCTGAGGGTCTACAAGCAGGAGAAGAAGTAA
- the fabD gene encoding ACP S-malonyltransferase: MAKVAVVFPGQGSQYVGMGSAWCESDPKAKELFALAEQASGLPLTKLCFEGPMEELTRTVNLQPAIIAVDLCCWQGLKSAGIEPVAVAGHSVGEYAALAAAGVLSFADCLKLISLRGRLMDRDATANPGAMTAIMGAEPDAVAALCEEVDGEVQPANFNTPAQTVITGAKDAVAQAGALAKERGLKAIPLKVSGAWHSPLIAEAGRDMAAALSETSFAAPVCLHVPNTTGEPTSDPAVIKQELMKQLTAPVRWVQTIQALLALGVDTFIEAGPKNVLAGLIKKTAPVGTAVHNLQEPGDLEKIAGAL, encoded by the coding sequence ATGGCCAAGGTCGCGGTGGTGTTCCCGGGTCAGGGCTCACAATACGTGGGCATGGGCTCTGCCTGGTGCGAGTCCGACCCCAAAGCCAAGGAGCTCTTCGCCCTGGCCGAGCAAGCCAGCGGCCTGCCCCTGACCAAGCTCTGTTTCGAGGGGCCCATGGAGGAGCTGACCCGCACGGTCAATCTCCAGCCGGCCATCATCGCGGTGGACCTCTGCTGCTGGCAGGGCCTTAAGAGCGCGGGCATCGAGCCCGTGGCCGTGGCCGGCCACAGCGTGGGCGAATACGCCGCCCTGGCAGCCGCAGGGGTGCTCTCCTTTGCCGACTGCCTCAAGCTGATCAGCCTGCGCGGCCGCCTCATGGACCGCGACGCCACGGCCAACCCAGGAGCCATGACCGCCATTATGGGCGCGGAGCCCGACGCGGTGGCCGCCCTGTGCGAAGAGGTAGACGGCGAGGTGCAGCCGGCCAACTTCAACACCCCGGCCCAGACCGTGATCACCGGGGCCAAGGACGCGGTGGCCCAAGCCGGGGCCCTGGCCAAGGAGCGCGGCCTCAAGGCCATCCCGCTCAAGGTCTCGGGCGCCTGGCACAGCCCGCTCATCGCCGAGGCGGGGCGCGACATGGCCGCCGCTCTGAGCGAGACTAGCTTCGCCGCGCCCGTTTGCTTGCACGTACCCAACACCACCGGGGAGCCCACCAGCGACCCGGCGGTTATCAAACAAGAATTGATGAAGCAGCTCACCGCGCCGGTGCGCTGGGTGCAGACCATCCAGGCCCTGTTGGCCTTAGGCGTGGACACCTTCATCGAGGCCGGCCCCAAGAACGTGCTGGCCGGCTTGATCAAAAAGACCGCTCCCGTTGGGACCGCGGTCCACAACCTGCAGGAGCCGGGCGATCTGGAAAAGATCGCCGGGGCCCTGTAG
- a CDS encoding GAF domain-containing protein produces MFNGDQAREQFPFDCVLSLEPLIDYLQEKLDSGRWPDNPVGGDLLARLDATPELRGHIRDLSVLEEHQSLLLRLMSLLFPPAAYDTEAFCAVVPFVLTPFLFSDPYRDLFLAPGEGWEVRRNVDQETWVTGRAIKAYLFILNQFYGLEQKLEFPLALIVADQATGLERHFAISLDFRFVKVEAVGEPIELDDAKCEFIKRHIDQPDKLAEVLPPDRFRLAGFTTLKATEVTAFETISALSRDLIDQETVVTQAGFERLQGRLRTLFRRSELMASLAAIHQDQVLLLNVGCQLESDCLFNGSRHEPIENFKGTLFEELIASDQVVVVPDVTTHPGMQELGFEYAEHGIRSLMIAPLFYQGACIGSLEVGLPGVDQFTPTDAALMTQLQPLFTVAVQNSLEDLDKRIQTVIKQQCTAVHPSVEWRFKQAAFRLLEDQRSGDGAEMEPIVFHDVHPLYATSDIRGSSNERNRAIAQDLDRHLELGLAVVRAAGGAHPLPILAELAGRIERRRERLAAGMSSSDETGVPRFLKAELESVFDELGEQGPEAAQAIEAYRREVDPRLGTVYQARRRFEQSVSILNERLASYLDREEEVMQASLPHYYERHRTDGVDYIIYLGAALNPDGRFSRLYMSNFRLWQLIITCGLAWHTRELQDSLAVPLETAHLVLVQQSPMSIRFRYDEKRFDVDGAYDVRHEIIRSRLDKATIAGGERLTQPGMIALVYSQAEEAREMRRHIEHLQSEGFLLSKVETHNLEDLPGVQGLKALRVGIDLDSPALAARAGSALPS; encoded by the coding sequence ATGTTCAACGGCGACCAGGCGCGGGAGCAGTTTCCTTTCGATTGCGTGCTCAGCCTGGAGCCGTTGATCGACTATCTCCAGGAAAAGTTGGACAGCGGGCGCTGGCCGGACAACCCGGTGGGCGGCGACCTCCTGGCCCGCCTGGACGCCACCCCCGAGCTGCGGGGGCACATCCGCGACCTTTCGGTGCTGGAGGAACACCAGAGCCTCTTGCTGCGCCTGATGAGCCTGCTGTTCCCGCCCGCGGCCTATGACACCGAGGCCTTTTGCGCGGTGGTGCCCTTTGTGCTCACCCCGTTCCTTTTCTCCGATCCCTACCGCGACCTGTTCCTGGCCCCCGGCGAGGGCTGGGAGGTGCGGCGCAATGTGGACCAGGAGACCTGGGTCACGGGCCGGGCCATCAAGGCCTATCTGTTCATCCTGAACCAGTTCTACGGCCTGGAGCAGAAGCTGGAGTTTCCCCTGGCCCTGATCGTGGCCGACCAGGCCACCGGCCTGGAGCGCCACTTCGCCATCTCCCTGGACTTCCGCTTCGTAAAGGTGGAGGCGGTGGGTGAGCCCATCGAGCTGGACGACGCCAAGTGCGAGTTCATCAAGCGCCACATCGACCAGCCCGACAAGCTGGCCGAGGTGCTGCCCCCCGATCGTTTCCGCCTGGCGGGCTTCACCACCCTCAAGGCCACCGAGGTCACCGCCTTCGAAACCATCAGCGCCCTGAGCCGCGATCTCATCGACCAGGAGACCGTGGTCACCCAGGCGGGCTTCGAACGCCTGCAAGGGCGGCTGCGCACCCTGTTCCGGCGCTCCGAGTTGATGGCCTCCCTGGCCGCGATCCACCAGGACCAGGTGCTCTTGCTCAACGTGGGCTGCCAGCTCGAGAGCGACTGCCTGTTCAACGGCTCGCGCCACGAGCCCATCGAGAACTTCAAGGGCACCCTGTTCGAGGAGCTCATCGCCAGCGACCAGGTGGTGGTGGTGCCCGACGTGACCACCCACCCGGGCATGCAGGAGCTGGGCTTCGAGTACGCCGAGCACGGAATACGCTCGCTGATGATCGCCCCGCTGTTCTACCAAGGCGCCTGCATCGGCTCGCTGGAGGTGGGCCTGCCAGGGGTGGACCAGTTCACCCCCACCGACGCGGCCCTGATGACCCAGCTCCAGCCCCTGTTCACCGTGGCGGTGCAGAACTCCCTGGAGGATCTGGACAAGCGCATCCAGACCGTGATCAAGCAGCAGTGCACGGCGGTGCACCCTTCCGTGGAATGGCGCTTCAAGCAGGCGGCCTTCCGCCTGCTGGAGGACCAACGCTCCGGCGACGGCGCGGAGATGGAGCCCATCGTGTTCCACGACGTGCACCCGCTCTACGCCACCAGCGACATCCGGGGCTCTTCCAACGAGCGCAACCGGGCCATCGCCCAGGACCTGGACCGGCACCTGGAGCTGGGCCTGGCCGTGGTGCGGGCGGCCGGGGGGGCGCATCCCCTGCCCATCCTGGCCGAGCTGGCCGGGCGCATCGAGCGGCGGCGGGAGCGCCTGGCCGCGGGCATGAGCAGCAGCGACGAGACCGGGGTGCCCCGCTTCCTCAAGGCCGAGCTGGAGTCGGTGTTCGATGAGCTTGGCGAGCAGGGACCCGAGGCGGCCCAGGCCATAGAGGCCTACCGCCGCGAGGTGGACCCGCGCCTGGGCACGGTGTACCAGGCCCGGCGCCGCTTCGAGCAGAGCGTGTCGATCCTCAACGAACGCCTGGCTTCCTACCTTGACCGCGAGGAGGAGGTCATGCAGGCCTCCCTGCCCCACTACTACGAGCGCCACCGCACCGACGGGGTGGACTACATCATCTACCTGGGCGCGGCGCTCAACCCCGACGGCCGCTTCAGCCGTCTGTACATGTCCAACTTCCGCTTGTGGCAGCTCATAATCACCTGCGGCCTGGCCTGGCACACCCGCGAGCTGCAAGACAGCCTGGCCGTGCCCCTGGAGACCGCCCATCTGGTGCTGGTGCAGCAGAGCCCCATGTCCATCCGCTTCCGCTACGATGAGAAGCGCTTCGACGTGGACGGGGCCTATGACGTGCGCCACGAGATCATCCGCTCCCGCCTGGACAAGGCCACCATCGCCGGCGGCGAGCGCCTCACCCAGCCGGGCATGATCGCCCTGGTCTACTCCCAGGCGGAGGAGGCCCGCGAGATGCGCCGCCACATCGAGCACCTGCAATCCGAGGGCTTCCTCTTGTCCAAGGTGGAGACCCACAACCTGGAGGACCTGCCCGGAGTGCAGGGGCTAAAGGCGCTGCGCGTGGGCATCGACCTGGACTCCCCGGCCCTGGCCGCCCGGGCGGGCAGCGCGCTGCCTTCCTGA